A region of Granulicella sibirica DNA encodes the following proteins:
- the fucP gene encoding L-fucose:H+ symporter permease, whose translation MQVSTSLGPRTPHDKNAPVFPAGQMVPFALVTVVFFLWGMSNNLTDILVQQFRKSFELNLLEAQLVQTAVFLAYGTMAIPAALLMRRFGYRVGILTGLCVFAGGTLLFWPAAVIGQYAPFLFALFAVGCGSSILETAANPFIAQFGDPATSERRLNFAQAFNPPGTITGVLLGTWFIFSGVENTPAQVASMKAAGTYAAYLHSEIMRVVPTYVILGCVVLVLAFVISRVKFPDHLDTNPNAGPSDPIDQGSFGSLLKYPHLFLAVVAEFGCIGAQIGTWSTYIPYLKAYTSVTERQAGYLLTAHLIAFGLGRICSTPLMRYIAPGKMAGTYAVINIGLMFVCITHPGMMSGYLMILTSFFMSIMYPTIFALGVKGLGANTKLGGSLIVMSIVSGAVFPPLMGVVARSTGDLAAGYWLPVGGFVVVALYGLLGGRVTGKATVHDVEMAPTL comes from the coding sequence ATGCAAGTTTCCACTTCGCTGGGTCCACGAACGCCTCACGATAAGAATGCCCCGGTCTTCCCTGCCGGGCAGATGGTTCCGTTTGCGCTGGTCACAGTGGTTTTCTTTCTTTGGGGGATGTCGAATAACCTCACGGACATCTTGGTGCAGCAGTTTCGGAAGTCATTCGAGCTGAATTTATTGGAAGCGCAGCTTGTGCAGACGGCGGTGTTTTTGGCCTATGGGACGATGGCAATTCCGGCGGCGCTGCTGATGCGGCGGTTTGGGTACCGGGTGGGGATTCTGACAGGGCTTTGTGTGTTTGCTGGCGGGACCCTGCTGTTCTGGCCGGCTGCGGTGATTGGGCAGTATGCGCCGTTTCTGTTTGCGCTCTTTGCTGTCGGGTGTGGATCCTCGATTCTGGAAACGGCGGCGAACCCGTTTATTGCGCAGTTCGGGGATCCAGCTACGAGTGAGCGGAGGTTGAACTTCGCCCAGGCATTCAACCCTCCGGGGACAATCACCGGCGTACTGCTGGGGACGTGGTTCATTTTCTCGGGGGTTGAGAATACCCCGGCGCAGGTTGCTTCGATGAAGGCGGCGGGGACTTATGCAGCCTACCTGCACTCGGAGATTATGCGGGTGGTCCCGACTTACGTGATTCTCGGATGCGTGGTGCTGGTGCTGGCGTTTGTGATCAGCCGGGTGAAGTTTCCGGATCACCTGGATACGAATCCGAATGCCGGTCCTTCGGACCCGATCGACCAAGGGAGCTTTGGGTCGCTGCTCAAGTATCCGCATCTGTTCCTGGCGGTGGTGGCGGAGTTCGGGTGCATCGGGGCGCAGATCGGGACGTGGAGCACATACATTCCTTATCTGAAGGCTTACACGTCGGTGACGGAGAGACAGGCGGGGTATCTGCTGACGGCGCATCTGATCGCGTTCGGGCTGGGGCGGATCTGCTCGACGCCGTTGATGCGGTATATCGCGCCGGGAAAGATGGCGGGCACGTACGCGGTGATCAATATCGGGTTGATGTTTGTATGCATTACGCATCCGGGAATGATGAGTGGTTACTTGATGATTTTGACGAGCTTCTTCATGTCGATCATGTATCCGACGATCTTTGCGCTGGGCGTGAAGGGACTGGGAGCGAATACGAAGTTGGGGGGGAGTCTGATCGTGATGTCGATCGTGAGCGGGGCGGTGTTTCCTCCGCTGATGGGCGTGGTGGCGCGGTCGACGGGAGATCTGGCGGCAGGGTACTGGCTGCCGGTGGGAGGCTTTGTGGTAGTGGCTCTTTATGGGCTGCTTGGTGGGCGGGTGACGGGGAAGGCGACGGTGCATGATGTGGAGATGGCTCCGACGCTGTGA
- the rbsD gene encoding D-ribose pyranase, translated as MIKTGILNPQLNSLLSRVRHTNTLVIADRGFPFWPGLETVDLSLVDDVPRVVDVLRAIQMNWVVGRIWMAEEFRHHNTASALAAITSMTSPIPICWESHVDFKKRVPSAIGLIRTGDTTQYANMILESA; from the coding sequence ATGATTAAGACGGGCATTCTGAATCCGCAATTGAACTCGCTTCTGAGCCGCGTCAGGCATACGAACACGCTGGTGATAGCCGACCGTGGGTTTCCGTTCTGGCCGGGGTTGGAGACGGTCGATTTATCGCTGGTAGACGACGTTCCACGGGTGGTGGATGTTCTGCGCGCGATTCAGATGAACTGGGTGGTGGGACGAATCTGGATGGCGGAAGAGTTCCGGCACCACAACACGGCAAGTGCGCTGGCAGCGATTACGAGCATGACAAGCCCGATCCCCATCTGCTGGGAGTCCCATGTGGATTTCAAGAAGCGGGTGCCGTCCGCGATCGGGCTGATCCGCACGGGGGACACGACGCAGTACGCCAATATGATTCTCGAATCGGCGTGA
- a CDS encoding thioredoxin family protein — MSRTQSTMVKLGTPAPPFELVDVASGRAIGRDDVAAMAWDDEARDQTNRRSGGGPSKTGRRGLLVMFICVHCPYVKHVEEELARIGVDFEGEVAIVAISSNDIEAYPQDGPEFMKAQAERLGFRFPYLLDETQEVARAYDAACTPDFFLFDADMNLVYRGQLDDSRPRRKDFGNDILVTGKDLRKAMDELIRGIRPDTNQTMSIGCNIKWKE, encoded by the coding sequence ATGTCGAGGACGCAATCAACGATGGTGAAGCTGGGGACGCCAGCTCCGCCGTTTGAACTGGTGGATGTAGCGAGCGGGCGGGCGATAGGGCGCGACGATGTGGCCGCGATGGCCTGGGACGATGAGGCTCGGGATCAGACGAACCGCCGCTCCGGTGGCGGGCCTTCGAAGACGGGACGGCGTGGGCTGCTCGTCATGTTCATCTGCGTACATTGCCCGTATGTGAAGCATGTGGAGGAGGAGTTGGCGCGGATCGGCGTTGACTTCGAGGGGGAGGTCGCGATAGTGGCGATCTCTTCGAACGACATAGAAGCGTATCCGCAGGATGGGCCGGAATTCATGAAGGCCCAGGCGGAGAGGCTTGGGTTCCGCTTCCCCTACCTGCTGGATGAGACGCAGGAGGTCGCTCGGGCTTACGACGCGGCTTGCACGCCGGACTTCTTCCTGTTCGATGCGGACATGAACCTTGTGTACCGGGGGCAGCTCGATGACTCGCGGCCGCGGCGTAAGGACTTCGGGAACGACATTCTCGTGACCGGGAAGGACCTGCGGAAAGCGATGGATGAATTGATTCGCGGGATTCGCCCGGATACAAATCAGACGATGAGTATTGGGTGCAACATCAAGTGGAAGGAGTAG
- a CDS encoding ABC transporter ATP-binding protein, protein MPIITAQNLGKTYRSGKLQVPALRNVNFSVEPGEFVAIVGPSGSGKSTLFYILGGLTAATTGSVLIDGVDFAKLSDAERTKMRRAKIGFVFQRFNLLPTLSAMGNIEIAHDIANLGAATKTTLDLSLLDHLAGLLGIQGRLDHRPNELSGGEQQRVAIARALITRPSIVLADEPTGNLDTKNSDAVLNMLRTSSRELNQTVLMITHNPEAAQVADRILTMRDGEITNIEKGSGVPVHA, encoded by the coding sequence ATGCCCATCATCACCGCCCAGAATCTCGGCAAGACCTACCGCTCCGGAAAGCTTCAAGTCCCCGCCCTTCGCAATGTCAATTTCAGCGTGGAGCCCGGGGAGTTCGTCGCCATCGTTGGCCCCTCCGGCTCGGGTAAGTCGACCCTCTTCTACATCCTTGGCGGCCTCACCGCGGCGACCACTGGCTCTGTCCTCATCGACGGCGTAGACTTCGCCAAACTCTCCGACGCGGAACGTACAAAGATGCGCCGCGCCAAGATCGGCTTTGTCTTCCAGCGCTTCAACCTCCTGCCCACCCTCTCCGCCATGGGCAACATCGAGATCGCACACGACATCGCCAACCTCGGCGCCGCCACCAAGACCACACTCGACCTGTCCCTGCTTGATCACCTCGCCGGCCTTCTCGGCATCCAAGGCCGGCTCGACCATCGCCCGAATGAACTCTCTGGTGGCGAGCAGCAGCGCGTCGCCATCGCCCGTGCTCTCATTACCCGCCCGTCTATAGTCCTTGCCGACGAGCCCACCGGCAATTTGGACACCAAGAACTCAGACGCCGTCCTCAACATGCTTCGCACCTCCAGCCGCGAGCTCAACCAGACCGTCCTGATGATCACCCACAATCCCGAGGCGGCCCAGGTCGCCGATCGCATTCTCACCATGCGTGACGGGGAGATCACCAACATCGAGAAGGGTTCCGGTGTTCCGGTGCACGCCTAA
- the acpS gene encoding holo-ACP synthase: MTRQSFSRSRYARYRGGIWRVIMVRLAMVLGVGTDLIEISRIAKSVERFGEAFLRRVYTTEEVAYCQRKVKNAAESFAARFAAKEAAAKALGTGISHGVSWTEFAVSRAPGQRPMLRFHGRAAELATELGVTRISLSLTHSRDVAMAVVVLEGN; this comes from the coding sequence ATGACTCGACAGAGCTTCAGCCGGTCACGTTACGCACGGTACCGAGGTGGGATCTGGCGGGTGATTATGGTACGGTTGGCGATGGTGCTTGGAGTCGGAACCGACTTAATCGAGATCAGCCGAATCGCAAAAAGCGTCGAGCGGTTTGGCGAGGCGTTCCTGCGACGGGTGTATACGACCGAGGAGGTCGCGTATTGCCAGCGCAAGGTGAAGAACGCGGCGGAGAGCTTCGCAGCGCGGTTCGCAGCGAAGGAGGCGGCGGCCAAGGCCCTCGGGACGGGTATAAGCCACGGCGTGAGTTGGACCGAGTTTGCCGTAAGCCGTGCGCCGGGGCAGAGGCCGATGCTGCGCTTTCACGGCAGGGCTGCGGAGCTGGCGACCGAACTGGGCGTAACGAGAATTTCGTTGAGCCTGACGCATAGCCGGGATGTGGCGATGGCAGTGGTAGTGCTTGAGGGCAATTAA